From Priestia filamentosa, a single genomic window includes:
- a CDS encoding sodium:solute symporter family protein: METLNPGSLTFVLGVIVVYILFTTWLTMRLRSKSSAEFNNAAKSLPAIVVGILLMSEFIGTKSTVGTAESSFTNGIASSWSLITVTIAFFLFSFFLVNKFYGTGKYTISGIIEQKFGKSTKMVVSVIMIVALLLVNLGNYLSGSAAIASILGLPLMTCAIITAIVSTFYFTFGGMKGVAWVTILHSLVKYAGIMITVVVAIYLCGGFKPVAAELPTHYFTWDGTIGGATIFAWLIGNMGAIFSTQFIIQAITSSKSAKEAKRSSLYAALLCLPLAIAIGIIGVCARYLYPNIDPIYAFPVFLEHMNPILTAIVATSLVASIFVGVSTVALATTTLIIDDFYAPKAKPSSEKLMKVTRIVSIVVGFVPLIGVVLAPELLSLSFFTRALRTSIAVVAAMGFYLPFFSTNRGATIGLGLSGVLTSLWYLLGDPYGIDNMYIAVITPFIVMVIDRYIGGNKKRNISESSELKGAKI, from the coding sequence ATGGAAACGTTAAATCCGGGGAGTTTAACTTTTGTACTAGGTGTTATTGTCGTATATATATTATTTACAACATGGCTAACAATGAGGTTGCGAAGTAAATCGAGTGCTGAATTCAACAATGCAGCAAAATCACTGCCAGCGATTGTTGTTGGAATTCTATTAATGTCAGAGTTCATTGGAACAAAGTCTACAGTAGGAACGGCAGAATCATCGTTTACAAACGGAATTGCTTCCTCTTGGTCACTGATTACTGTAACAATTGCCTTTTTCCTTTTTTCTTTCTTTCTTGTAAATAAGTTTTATGGAACTGGAAAATATACAATTTCAGGAATTATTGAACAAAAGTTTGGAAAGTCAACAAAGATGGTAGTATCCGTTATTATGATTGTAGCCCTTCTTCTTGTGAATCTAGGAAACTATTTAAGTGGTTCAGCAGCTATTGCTTCTATATTAGGATTACCGCTTATGACTTGCGCTATTATTACAGCAATTGTCAGTACGTTTTACTTCACTTTTGGGGGAATGAAAGGCGTAGCATGGGTTACCATTCTTCACTCACTTGTTAAATATGCGGGAATCATGATCACAGTAGTGGTAGCCATTTATTTATGCGGTGGATTTAAGCCTGTAGCAGCAGAGCTTCCCACACACTATTTTACATGGGATGGAACAATTGGTGGTGCAACAATTTTTGCTTGGCTTATTGGAAATATGGGTGCTATTTTTTCCACACAGTTTATCATTCAAGCAATTACTTCATCCAAAAGTGCAAAAGAAGCGAAAAGATCAAGTTTGTATGCTGCATTGTTATGCTTACCATTAGCGATTGCCATTGGAATTATCGGAGTTTGTGCCCGCTATTTGTACCCAAATATTGACCCTATCTATGCTTTTCCAGTATTTTTAGAGCATATGAATCCTATCTTAACAGCTATTGTAGCAACATCTCTAGTCGCTTCTATTTTTGTAGGAGTATCAACTGTTGCTCTTGCAACAACAACGTTAATCATTGATGACTTTTATGCTCCAAAAGCAAAACCATCTTCTGAAAAACTTATGAAAGTAACGCGTATTGTTTCTATTGTGGTTGGTTTTGTGCCTTTAATTGGGGTTGTATTAGCTCCAGAATTGCTAAGTTTGTCATTTTTCACTCGTGCATTAAGAACATCTATTGCTGTTGTAGCTGCTATGGGATTTTATCTTCCATTTTTCAGTACAAATCGAGGAGCAACGATTGGACTTGGTTTGTCAGGTGTATTAACGTCCCTATGGTATTTACTTGGAGATCCATACGGCATTGATAATATGTATATTGCTGTTATCACGCCATTTATTGTGATGGTGATTGATCGCTACATCGGAGGAAATAAAAAACGAAATATATCTGAAAGTTCAGAATTAAAGGGTGCGAAAATTTAA
- a CDS encoding RtcB family protein: MIELSGKYNKAKVFTTNLDNKAREQIVELCDQEFVKDNKIRIMPDTHAGAGCTIGTTMTIGDKIVPNLVGVDIGCGMAVAKLNVTAEQISYDQLDEMVRKHIPSGFSMRHNPHSLSNAIPYNEVRAPINVHRAKYSIGTLGGGNHFIELNQSKHGDVYLVIHSGSRNLGRQIADHYQNLAYERLTDLSEQKRDLVEKLKAEGRHGEIQDALKSVATSNIKKALAYLEGQGFEDYMHDMKIAQNYALYNRRAMIEEIVHHMKWNITERFDTIHNYIDMDNMILRKGAISAQRDERVIVPMNMRDGSILAYGKGNPDWNYSGPHGAGRLMSRTKAKQVVPFEDYKTTMKDVWSTSVVESTLDESPMAYKTMKEIIEHTKDALTIEEVIKPLYNFKAH, from the coding sequence ATGATTGAACTAAGTGGAAAGTACAACAAAGCAAAAGTATTTACTACGAACTTAGACAACAAAGCAAGAGAACAAATTGTAGAACTTTGTGATCAGGAGTTTGTGAAAGATAATAAAATTCGCATTATGCCTGATACTCATGCAGGAGCTGGATGCACAATTGGAACAACCATGACAATTGGAGATAAAATTGTTCCTAATTTAGTTGGGGTTGACATTGGTTGCGGGATGGCTGTTGCCAAGTTGAATGTAACAGCAGAGCAGATATCTTATGATCAATTAGATGAAATGGTCCGCAAACATATTCCAAGCGGTTTTTCGATGCGTCACAATCCACACTCTTTATCAAATGCGATTCCATATAACGAGGTACGAGCTCCGATTAATGTCCATCGAGCGAAATACAGCATTGGAACATTAGGCGGAGGTAATCATTTTATAGAACTAAATCAAAGTAAACATGGTGATGTTTATCTTGTCATTCACTCTGGCTCCCGCAATCTCGGCAGACAAATTGCCGATCACTATCAAAATCTAGCATATGAAAGATTAACAGATTTAAGCGAACAGAAAAGAGATCTTGTGGAGAAACTAAAAGCAGAAGGCAGACATGGTGAAATCCAAGATGCTTTAAAATCAGTCGCGACCTCAAACATCAAAAAAGCACTCGCTTACTTAGAAGGTCAAGGATTTGAAGATTATATGCATGATATGAAGATTGCCCAAAACTATGCTCTTTACAACCGTCGCGCTATGATTGAAGAAATCGTTCATCATATGAAGTGGAACATCACCGAGCGATTTGATACGATTCATAACTATATTGATATGGACAATATGATTCTTAGAAAAGGAGCAATTTCTGCTCAAAGAGATGAAAGAGTAATTGTGCCAATGAATATGCGTGATGGAAGTATACTTGCGTATGGAAAAGGAAATCCAGACTGGAACTACTCTGGTCCTCACGGGGCCGGAAGACTGATGTCACGTACGAAAGCAAAACAAGTCGTACCTTTTGAAGATTATAAAACAACAATGAAAGATGTCTGGTCAACATCTGTTGTAGAATCTACGCTAGATGAAAGTCCAATGGCATATAAGACCATGAAGGAAATTATCGAGCATACAAAAGACGCGCTGACTATTGAAGAAGTAATTAAACCACTTTATAATTTTAAAGCACATTAA
- the dapA gene encoding 4-hydroxy-tetrahydrodipicolinate synthase, whose translation MKVKGIIPALLTPLTAQQKVNEPVLRQLANSLIDAGVHGLFALGTNGEFHLLTEEEKLKIAEVLVEEVNGRVPVVVGTGGNSTEEVISLSNKMERLGVDALSIITPYFVTPTQEEVIVHFQKIASSTSLPILLYNIPSKTGMSLNPQTVATLAKVDNIIGIKDSSGNFENIKQYIYETKEEDFSILAGTDSLILKTLQEGGVGAIAATANMIPEIVVDIYNNWSQGNLDKAEEAQQKLHPLRDTFQYGTLPAALKKAVELYGLPVGPPKFPVQPISGMELAHIQKMVEGYKK comes from the coding sequence ATGAAAGTAAAAGGCATCATTCCAGCGTTACTAACACCTTTAACAGCTCAACAGAAAGTTAATGAACCTGTATTGCGCCAGCTAGCAAACTCGCTTATTGATGCAGGAGTACACGGGCTCTTTGCTCTAGGTACAAACGGTGAGTTTCATTTATTAACAGAAGAAGAAAAATTAAAAATTGCTGAAGTGCTTGTAGAAGAAGTAAATGGAAGAGTTCCCGTTGTTGTAGGGACAGGAGGAAATAGCACAGAAGAAGTGATTTCTTTGTCTAACAAGATGGAGAGATTAGGAGTTGATGCTCTTTCTATCATTACCCCTTATTTTGTTACTCCAACGCAAGAAGAGGTAATTGTTCATTTTCAAAAAATAGCTTCCTCAACTTCTCTACCTATTCTTCTATATAACATTCCTTCAAAAACTGGGATGAGTTTAAATCCGCAAACAGTGGCAACTTTAGCTAAGGTTGACAATATTATCGGAATTAAAGATAGCAGTGGAAACTTCGAAAATATTAAACAGTATATTTATGAAACAAAGGAAGAAGACTTTAGCATATTAGCAGGTACAGATTCTCTTATTCTAAAAACGTTACAAGAAGGCGGCGTTGGCGCAATAGCAGCAACTGCCAATATGATTCCTGAAATAGTTGTTGATATTTACAACAATTGGTCCCAAGGTAATCTGGATAAAGCAGAAGAAGCCCAACAAAAGTTACATCCTTTACGTGATACTTTTCAATATGGAACGTTACCAGCAGCTTTAAAAAAGGCTGTAGAACTTTATGGGCTTCCGGTCGGGCCACCGAAGTTCCCTGTTCAACCGATTTCAGGAATGGAACTTGCTCATATTCAGAAGATGGTTGAGGGCTACAAAAAATAA
- the pdxA gene encoding 4-hydroxythreonine-4-phosphate dehydrogenase PdxA, which produces MKPIIGITMGDGAGVGPEVIVKALAHSSVYEMCDPVVIGDAKILKRAAELLQSSAEIREIHNVTEGKFIHGVINCISLDLLPENLPFGEVSPEAGSAAFKFIEKAIHLAKEKAIHAICTAPLNKEALHKGGYSYPGHTEILAELTDTKSYSMMLSSPKLKVIHLTTHVGLRKAIDLINPERTYTVVKLAHETLQRAGYSDPKIAVCGINPHAGENGLFGEGEEEEKLVPAIEKAANEGMNVTGPYPADTLFFRAVRGDFDIVIACYHDQGHVPIKVLGLEEGVNITVGLNGGVIRTSVDHGTAFDIAGTGIVDERSMLAAIASAAELAPKEAVK; this is translated from the coding sequence ATGAAACCTATTATTGGAATTACAATGGGAGATGGAGCTGGGGTAGGACCTGAAGTTATTGTCAAAGCACTTGCTCATTCTTCGGTTTATGAAATGTGTGACCCGGTTGTTATTGGCGATGCAAAAATTTTGAAAAGAGCTGCAGAGTTGCTACAGTCTTCTGCAGAGATACGAGAGATTCACAATGTTACCGAAGGGAAATTTATTCATGGTGTGATAAATTGCATTAGTCTTGATCTTCTTCCAGAGAACTTACCATTTGGGGAGGTTTCACCTGAGGCAGGAAGCGCTGCATTCAAATTTATTGAAAAAGCCATTCATCTAGCCAAAGAGAAAGCAATCCACGCTATTTGCACAGCACCGTTAAATAAAGAAGCGCTTCATAAAGGTGGTTATTCGTATCCTGGTCATACTGAAATTTTAGCAGAACTAACAGATACAAAAAGCTACTCTATGATGTTGTCATCCCCAAAACTAAAAGTGATTCACCTTACAACTCACGTTGGATTAAGAAAAGCGATTGATTTAATTAATCCGGAAAGAACGTACACAGTGGTGAAATTAGCGCATGAAACACTACAAAGAGCTGGGTACAGTGATCCGAAGATCGCCGTTTGCGGGATTAATCCTCATGCTGGAGAAAATGGTCTCTTTGGTGAAGGAGAAGAGGAAGAAAAGCTTGTTCCTGCTATTGAAAAAGCAGCAAACGAAGGAATGAATGTTACAGGACCATATCCGGCTGATACCCTCTTTTTCCGAGCAGTTCGAGGAGATTTTGATATTGTGATTGCTTGCTATCATGATCAAGGGCATGTGCCAATCAAAGTGTTAGGACTTGAAGAAGGAGTTAATATTACAGTTGGATTAAACGGGGGAGTTATCCGAACGTCAGTTGATCATGGTACAGCTTTTGACATTGCAGGAACTGGGATTGTTGATGAACGTAGTATGCTGGCAGCTATTGCTTCAGCAGCGGAATTAGCTCCAAAAGAAGCGGTGAAATAG
- a CDS encoding iron-containing alcohol dehydrogenase has product MTNLYQFQTADHIISGADSLKNIGEYLHLLGEELKRTLIVTQPTMKRLGFVEQVKNDLAKHGIESDINIDVLPEPTLQNIEEVFESIKHQQYDVFIGLGGGSVLDAVKILSVLATNKQSLKDMLGTDLVEKPGIPTLLIPSTSGTGSEVTPNAIVTIPDEELKIGVVSKHLLPNLVFLDPILTLSLPRPITAATGMDAFTHSLESFISNKANLISDMVAMESIRLISASIVEAYQNGSSVVAREKMLLGSMYGGMALTSAGTAAVHALAYPLGGKFKIPHGVANSMLLPHVMKFNMDAIEERLSLVAQPMGIDTRELTEREAAEKVVEKIVEWTNLLEIPQNLKEYGVTEEDVSSLAVSASKVTRLLNNNPKELSLEDMETIYRKLLV; this is encoded by the coding sequence ATGACAAACTTATATCAATTTCAAACAGCTGATCATATTATTTCAGGTGCTGATAGTCTCAAAAATATAGGAGAGTATCTTCATCTTTTAGGGGAAGAGCTTAAAAGAACGTTAATTGTGACACAGCCAACGATGAAACGTTTGGGTTTTGTTGAGCAAGTGAAGAATGACTTAGCCAAACATGGAATTGAATCAGATATAAACATTGACGTTCTTCCAGAACCTACACTTCAGAATATTGAAGAAGTTTTCGAATCTATAAAACATCAACAATATGATGTGTTCATTGGACTTGGGGGAGGAAGCGTTCTTGACGCAGTTAAAATTCTCTCTGTTCTAGCAACAAATAAACAATCCCTTAAAGACATGTTAGGAACGGATTTAGTGGAGAAACCAGGAATTCCAACACTTTTAATTCCATCCACTTCAGGAACAGGTTCTGAAGTAACGCCAAACGCCATTGTAACTATTCCTGATGAAGAACTGAAGATAGGGGTAGTCAGTAAGCATCTTCTTCCAAACCTTGTTTTTCTTGATCCTATTTTAACGCTTAGTTTGCCTCGCCCAATTACGGCTGCAACAGGGATGGATGCGTTCACACATTCGCTTGAGTCATTTATCTCAAATAAAGCAAATTTAATTAGTGACATGGTAGCAATGGAATCTATTCGTCTTATCTCAGCTAGCATTGTTGAAGCATATCAAAATGGTTCTTCTGTTGTAGCACGTGAGAAAATGCTTCTTGGTTCAATGTACGGAGGAATGGCTTTAACAAGCGCAGGAACAGCAGCAGTTCATGCCTTAGCTTATCCGTTAGGAGGCAAATTTAAAATTCCACACGGTGTTGCGAACTCTATGCTCCTTCCACACGTAATGAAATTTAATATGGACGCAATTGAAGAACGTCTCTCTCTAGTAGCCCAACCAATGGGAATTGACACAAGAGAGTTAACCGAAAGAGAAGCAGCAGAAAAAGTAGTCGAAAAAATCGTAGAATGGACTAACTTGTTAGAAATTCCACAAAATCTTAAAGAGTATGGAGTAACAGAAGAAGACGTTTCTTCATTAGCAGTTTCGGCTTCAAAAGTAACGCGTCTTTTAAATAACAATCCAAAAGAGCTAAGCTTAGAAGATATGGAAACAATCTACCGCAAACTACTTGTTTAA
- a CDS encoding sigma-54-dependent Fis family transcriptional regulator, with protein sequence MKVMAIAPYTGLKELMISLGEQEDFELQVEIGDLEEGLSLAKKACDHGVDVIISRGGTAELIERKVSIPVVEIEVSGYDMLRVLTLVKGYPGKTAIVGFSPISEGAATICEILDIDISSFKITEEDEIQPILANLQQKGYENIIGDASTTKKAEELGLNGILLTSGKESVLKSFQQAKRSYRFLSSLHKKYLISHQLLQEEQEAIIVYDINGAALFSNPSFSEKIGNELEHKFNLKEAIRYASTQGTFKTMLQMNGSFWNITGNKLRNESSELFVFRITKGLLDEKQANGISVISPSTEYITKNSLGGIATKSNVMKEAIANAEMCANTDVSVWISGEEGTGKSRLARYIHFNSGRRQYPLVVIDCNVVDADQWEELLSNESLQHLFSNHVHGSIFLKNVEYIPLSLQKKLAFYVNNEAQASRFLSSSQQDPKHLLEIEELYPPLYYALAGTILSLPSLRDRTEDIESLTILLIGELNIKLGKQIVGIRPQAVEELKRLKWNGNLNELKRFIQESMVLAKGPFLEYKDVKKATVIKERTEVSANIDLNGTLEEIERKIIQKVWKEEGMNQTKTAQRLGINRTTLWRKLK encoded by the coding sequence ATGAAGGTAATGGCCATTGCACCTTATACAGGGCTAAAAGAATTAATGATAAGTTTAGGAGAACAGGAAGACTTCGAACTTCAAGTAGAGATTGGAGATTTAGAGGAAGGGTTGTCGCTTGCGAAAAAAGCCTGTGATCACGGGGTAGATGTAATTATTAGTCGCGGTGGAACAGCGGAGCTTATCGAAAGAAAGGTTTCGATTCCCGTTGTTGAAATAGAAGTTTCAGGTTACGATATGCTTCGTGTTTTAACCCTTGTTAAAGGTTACCCGGGTAAAACAGCTATTGTAGGGTTTTCTCCTATTTCAGAGGGAGCAGCTACAATTTGCGAAATCTTAGATATTGATATTTCTTCTTTTAAAATAACAGAAGAAGACGAAATTCAGCCTATTTTAGCTAATTTACAGCAAAAGGGCTATGAAAATATTATTGGTGATGCTAGTACAACAAAGAAAGCAGAAGAATTAGGGTTAAACGGAATTTTATTAACGTCTGGAAAAGAGAGCGTATTAAAATCGTTTCAACAAGCGAAAAGAAGTTATCGTTTTCTCTCTTCTTTACACAAAAAATATTTAATATCGCATCAGCTTCTACAAGAAGAGCAAGAAGCAATTATTGTATATGATATAAACGGAGCTGCTCTATTCTCTAATCCTTCTTTCTCGGAGAAGATTGGAAATGAACTCGAGCACAAATTTAATTTAAAAGAAGCCATCCGTTACGCATCAACACAAGGAACATTCAAAACGATGTTACAGATGAACGGATCTTTCTGGAACATCACAGGGAACAAACTTCGAAATGAGAGTTCAGAGCTTTTTGTTTTTCGAATAACGAAGGGGCTTCTAGATGAAAAGCAGGCAAATGGTATATCTGTTATTTCACCTTCAACTGAATATATAACCAAAAACAGCTTAGGGGGAATAGCAACAAAAAGTAATGTAATGAAAGAAGCTATCGCAAATGCTGAAATGTGTGCCAATACAGATGTATCCGTATGGATCAGTGGTGAAGAGGGAACAGGAAAAAGCAGACTTGCACGATACATTCACTTTAATAGCGGTAGACGCCAGTATCCGCTTGTTGTGATTGATTGCAATGTTGTAGATGCTGATCAATGGGAAGAGTTACTAAGCAACGAAAGTCTGCAGCACTTGTTCTCTAATCATGTTCATGGCAGTATTTTCTTGAAAAATGTGGAATATATCCCTTTATCACTTCAAAAAAAACTCGCTTTTTATGTAAATAATGAGGCCCAAGCATCTCGTTTTCTTTCTTCATCTCAGCAAGACCCAAAACACTTGCTAGAAATTGAGGAGTTATATCCGCCATTGTACTATGCTTTAGCTGGAACGATCCTTTCCCTTCCTTCCTTACGTGATCGTACGGAAGATATTGAAAGCTTGACTATTTTGCTTATTGGAGAGTTAAATATAAAGCTTGGAAAACAAATTGTTGGAATTCGTCCTCAGGCAGTAGAAGAACTGAAACGGTTGAAATGGAATGGCAACTTAAATGAACTAAAGCGCTTTATCCAGGAGAGTATGGTCCTTGCCAAAGGCCCATTTTTAGAATACAAAGACGTTAAGAAAGCTACTGTAATAAAAGAAAGAACTGAAGTTTCAGCCAATATAGACTTAAACGGCACATTAGAAGAGATTGAGCGGAAAATCATCCAAAAAGTATGGAAAGAAGAAGGAATGAACCAAACGAAAACGGCTCAGAGACTTGGAATTAACCGCACAACCCTATGGCGAAAGTTAAAGTAA
- a CDS encoding sialidase family protein: MSNQTVIISDGKLKEVTEGLKRIEAYLPSDCIQNHAANLLVLDNGDLLCTWFAGTQEGIPDIHIYISRLKKGESSWSKAVKVSDDPTRSEQNPVLFKAPDEKIWLLYTAQKSGNQDTAIVRYRISEDNGHSFGPIKTLFDQAGTFIRQPIVVLDNGEWLLPVFYCHTTKGRKWTGHKDTSAVKISKDEGKTWEEYEVPNSTGCVHMNIEKLDNGTLLALFRSRWADYIYISYSADSGRTWSEPKPTELPNNNSSIQFTKLANGHLALVFNNMNAENCTERRASLYDDIEDEESEENVVTEAVEDSGEREAFWGAPRAPMTVAVSEDNGVTWPFVKDIEVGDGYAMTNNSKDKLNREYSYPSIKQGRDGNLHIAFTYFRQTIKYVQLTEEEIKR, translated from the coding sequence ATGAGCAATCAAACAGTTATTATTTCAGATGGAAAATTAAAAGAGGTAACAGAAGGGTTAAAAAGGATAGAAGCCTATTTACCTTCTGATTGCATTCAAAATCATGCCGCAAACTTGCTTGTACTAGATAATGGAGATCTACTATGCACGTGGTTTGCGGGAACGCAAGAAGGAATCCCGGACATTCATATTTATATATCTCGGTTAAAAAAAGGAGAAAGTTCTTGGAGCAAAGCAGTTAAAGTATCAGATGATCCAACTCGTTCAGAACAAAATCCTGTGTTATTTAAAGCTCCAGACGAGAAGATATGGTTATTGTATACAGCCCAAAAGTCGGGGAATCAAGATACAGCGATTGTACGCTACCGAATCTCAGAAGATAATGGGCATTCGTTTGGCCCTATTAAAACGCTATTTGATCAAGCAGGGACATTTATTCGTCAGCCAATTGTTGTGTTAGATAATGGTGAATGGCTTCTTCCAGTGTTTTATTGTCATACAACGAAAGGGAGAAAGTGGACGGGCCATAAAGATACAAGTGCTGTAAAAATTTCAAAAGATGAAGGGAAAACATGGGAAGAATACGAAGTGCCAAACAGCACTGGATGTGTTCATATGAATATTGAGAAGCTTGATAATGGAACTCTTTTAGCCCTATTTCGAAGCAGGTGGGCAGATTATATTTACATCAGCTATTCAGCTGATAGTGGAAGAACATGGAGTGAGCCTAAGCCGACAGAACTGCCAAACAACAATTCTTCGATTCAGTTTACAAAGTTAGCAAATGGCCATTTGGCTCTTGTTTTCAACAACATGAACGCTGAAAATTGCACGGAACGAAGAGCATCTCTTTACGACGATATTGAGGACGAAGAAAGTGAAGAAAATGTAGTGACAGAAGCGGTAGAGGATAGTGGAGAGAGAGAAGCATTCTGGGGAGCTCCTCGTGCTCCGATGACGGTTGCCGTTTCAGAAGACAACGGGGTGACATGGCCTTTTGTGAAGGATATTGAAGTTGGAGACGGCTATGCGATGACAAATAACTCAAAGGATAAACTTAACCGAGAATATTCCTATCCATCGATTAAGCAAGGAAGAGATGGAAATCTTCATATTGCGTTTACGTATTTTAGACAAACAATCAAGTATGTTCAGCTTACTGAGGAAGAAATTAAACGATAA
- a CDS encoding SDR family NAD(P)-dependent oxidoreductase, which produces MLLENKIAIVTGASRGIGKSIALTLAKQGASLIIHGTNVELLENLADEIRTLGRECIVKAGDVADPHVAHEVVEVAIHTFGRIDILVNNAGMNMRSSTLEMEIKDWQRVLDVNLNGTLYFCKAVLPHMIEQNGGKIVNVSSTTAKTAHKNAAPSYGASKAAVNYLTMHLALEMSPYNIYVNAVCPGPVETDMSSQWTEEYRQSVTGRIPLRKLGKPQNVADSVLFLASDMADFITGETININGGTYMN; this is translated from the coding sequence ATGCTGCTAGAAAATAAGATAGCGATTGTAACAGGAGCAAGCCGTGGAATTGGGAAGTCCATTGCCCTAACGCTTGCCAAACAAGGAGCTTCTCTTATTATTCATGGAACAAATGTTGAACTTCTTGAAAATTTGGCAGATGAAATCCGAACATTAGGAAGAGAATGTATTGTAAAAGCGGGAGACGTAGCAGATCCACATGTAGCTCATGAAGTTGTCGAAGTAGCCATTCATACATTTGGCCGAATAGATATTTTAGTCAATAATGCAGGGATGAATATGAGATCATCTACGCTCGAAATGGAAATTAAAGACTGGCAGCGCGTGCTTGACGTAAACTTAAATGGTACACTCTATTTTTGCAAAGCCGTTTTACCTCATATGATAGAACAAAATGGAGGAAAAATTGTAAACGTTAGCTCGACAACAGCAAAAACAGCGCATAAAAACGCGGCCCCGTCTTACGGAGCATCTAAAGCAGCGGTAAACTATTTAACGATGCACCTTGCCTTAGAAATGTCACCTTACAATATTTATGTGAATGCCGTATGTCCAGGTCCTGTTGAGACAGATATGAGCAGTCAATGGACAGAGGAATATCGTCAATCTGTAACAGGGCGCATTCCACTTCGAAAGTTAGGTAAACCGCAAAATGTTGCAGATAGCGTATTGTTTCTAGCCTCAGATATGGCTGACTTTATTACAGGGGAGACAATCAATATTAACGGTGGGACGTATATGAATTAG
- a CDS encoding four-carbon acid sugar kinase family protein, whose protein sequence is MRISVISDDLTGASDCGGQLVQYGLDVSVVLQKYHEKVQENQAVIFNTDSRALAENEAYKRVRKVAKWVQKQPFDIVYKKIDSTMRGNIGQEINAVADVFCPDFVLISPAFPKAGRQVVDGIHFLHQKELHETEVANDPKTPVRESEISHLIEQQAKRKVGHLFYKDLRIGSENVGKKLAQFKEQGISYITVDAIEERDLSSLVTAVAQTDLSVVWVGSTGLINYLPPLYGLQKKRDQLQLTYNNNPVLFVVGSVSKVGRNQLHTLQCRTNTVGLEINPKNILEPKEGLRKEIHRILTEAGEAFKYGKNVALFSSAKVKETQEMAKKYGYSAVRISNEISAMLGDVSCKLIEVYGLKNLFLTGGDTAQQVLNRLNANSFQLMDEVEAGIPLGKLDNQEIFAVTKAGSFGTELAMVKSLYKLQGRKSDRLDALNHKTV, encoded by the coding sequence ATGAGAATATCCGTAATTTCTGATGATTTAACTGGAGCAAGTGATTGCGGAGGTCAGCTAGTCCAATATGGGCTTGATGTATCTGTTGTTCTGCAAAAATATCATGAAAAAGTTCAAGAAAACCAAGCTGTTATCTTTAATACAGATAGCCGTGCTTTAGCTGAAAATGAAGCCTATAAAAGAGTGAGAAAAGTAGCGAAGTGGGTTCAGAAACAACCATTTGATATTGTATACAAAAAAATTGATTCCACAATGAGAGGAAACATTGGGCAAGAAATCAATGCTGTTGCGGATGTTTTTTGTCCCGATTTTGTGTTAATCTCACCCGCTTTTCCTAAAGCAGGACGTCAAGTTGTAGATGGTATTCACTTTCTGCATCAAAAGGAGCTTCACGAAACAGAAGTAGCAAATGACCCTAAAACTCCTGTAAGAGAGTCGGAAATTTCACATTTAATTGAACAACAAGCTAAACGAAAGGTTGGTCACCTTTTTTATAAAGACTTGCGAATCGGCAGTGAAAATGTGGGTAAGAAGCTTGCTCAATTTAAAGAACAAGGAATTTCATATATAACAGTTGATGCGATTGAAGAAAGAGATTTAAGCTCTCTTGTCACAGCCGTTGCTCAAACAGATCTTTCTGTTGTTTGGGTCGGATCGACAGGGCTTATTAACTACTTACCGCCTCTTTACGGATTACAAAAAAAAAGAGATCAGCTTCAGCTTACTTATAATAACAATCCAGTTTTATTTGTTGTAGGAAGCGTAAGTAAAGTTGGTAGAAATCAGCTTCACACACTCCAATGTAGAACAAACACAGTTGGCTTAGAAATAAACCCGAAAAACATTCTAGAGCCAAAGGAAGGGTTGAGAAAAGAAATTCATCGCATTCTAACTGAAGCTGGCGAAGCTTTTAAATACGGGAAAAATGTTGCCTTGTTCTCGTCTGCAAAAGTGAAAGAAACACAAGAAATGGCGAAGAAATATGGTTATAGTGCTGTGAGAATAAGTAACGAAATTTCAGCTATGCTTGGAGACGTTTCGTGCAAACTTATAGAAGTTTACGGTCTTAAGAACCTCTTTCTTACAGGGGGAGATACCGCTCAGCAAGTACTAAACAGGTTAAACGCAAACTCTTTTCAACTCATGGATGAGGTGGAAGCTGGGATTCCACTCGGAAAGCTTGATAATCAAGAGATTTTTGCCGTTACAAAAGCAGGAAGCTTTGGAACTGAACTAGCAATGGTGAAATCGCTTTATAAACTGCAAGGAAGAAAAAGCGATCGTTTAGATGCTTTAAATCATAAAACGGTTTGA